One Perognathus longimembris pacificus isolate PPM17 chromosome 2, ASM2315922v1, whole genome shotgun sequence DNA segment encodes these proteins:
- the Marchf8 gene encoding E3 ubiquitin-protein ligase MARCHF8 isoform X2, translated as MSMPLHQISPIPLQDTTSAKVHRSKTKEKDRGEQAGSPPSASAPVSTFSRTSVTPSNQDICSSGAVFSDCCHHSPMQSAVVLKAPLCQRSLTPGLPVTVVCKDTNSFGSEWVQALKPMKNSKARRTLKFSKSLNDVGKKMQDALESFDYVEKTCSEGKLVPPQHPGLRKNGLRAKEKRALALLPLGHPKHSQVSSLSASHSATTEVDTNKGSLHTPLLEEKTDGESGSRSRRRLRYLFSLSHSSSASSLHRFHELESHATHLHATKSSSGLAGSPGFCSDEMGDDDVFEDSTSITLKSRGLRAPLCSVEKDSDLDCPSPLSEKCPPISPVSISGDACRICHCEGDDENPLMTPCRCTGSLHFVHQACLQQWIKSSDTRCCELCKYEFIMETKLKPLRKWEKLQMTASERRKIMCSVTFHVIAITCVVWSLYVLIDRTAEEIKQGQVTGILEWPFWTKLVVVAIGFTGGLLFMYVQCKVYLQLWKRLKAYNRVIYVQNCPETSKKNIFEKPALTEPNFENKDGRGICRSDTNSSSCTEPEDTGADIIHV; from the exons GCTGGAAGTCCTCCATCCGCATCAGCACCGGTCTCTACCTTCTCTCGCACTTCTGTCACACCATCTAACCAGGACATCTGCAG TTCCGGTGCAGTGTTTTCTGACTGTTGTCACCACAGTCCCATGCAGTCTGCTGTTGTCTTGAAAGCACCTCTCTGCCAGAGGTCTCTGACACCAGGGCTCCCTGTGACAGTTGTCTGTAAAGACACAAACTCCTTTGGTTCAGAATGGGTCCAGGCCTTGAAGCCAATGAAGAATTCCAAGGCCAGAAGAACACTGAAGTTCTCGAAGTCATTAAACGATGTGGGCAAGAAGATGCAGGATGCTTTGGAAAGCTTTGACTATGTGGAGAAGACATGTTCTGAAGGAAAACTGGTgccccctcagcacccaggtctcAGAAAGAATGGGCTCCGTGCTAAAGAGAAAAGAGCTCTGGCCCTCCTGCCTCTTGGCCATCCCAAGCATTCTCAGGTCTCCTCCCTTTCTGCCAgccattcagccaccacagaggTGGACACCAATAAGGGCAGCCTGCACACCCCACTCTTAGAAGAGAAAACGGATGGTGAATCTGGGTCTCGAAGCCGACGGCGACTCCGGTACCTGTTCTCGCTCTCCCACAGCTCGAGTGCCAGCAGTCTGCACAGGTTCCATGAGCTGGAGAGTCATGCCACTCACCTGCATGCCACCAAGTCCTCCAGTGGGCTGGCAGGGAGCCCTGGCTTCTGCTCTGATGAGATGGGAGATGACGACGTCTTTGAGGACAGCACTTCCATCACACTGAAGAGCAGGGGCCTGCGGGCACCCCTGTGCTCAGTGGAGAAAGACAGTGACCTGGACTGCCCCTCTCCGCTTTCTGAGAAATGCCCCCCCATCTCGCCTGTGTCCATCTCAGGGGATGCCTGCAG GATCTGCCACTGTGAAGGTGATGATGAGAATCCTCTGATGACGCCTTGCCGCTGCACAGGCAGCCTCCACTTTGTGCACCAGGCCTGCCTGCAGCAGTGGATCAAGAGCTCAGACACGCGCTGCTGTGAGCTCTGCAAGTATGAGTTCATCATGGAGACAAAGCTGAAGCCTCTGAGGAAA TGGGAGAAGTTGCAGATGACAGCCAGTGAGCGCAGGAAGATCATGTGCTCAGTCACCTTCCATGTCATCGCCATCACCTGTGTCGTTTGGTCCTTGTACGTGCTGATTGACCGCACCGCGGAGGAGATCAAGCAGGGCCAGGTAACAG GAATCCTAGAGTGGCCCTTTTGGACTAAGTTGGTGGTTGTAGCCATTGGCTTCACCGGAGGACTTCTTTTTATGTATGTGCAGTGCAAGGTGTACCTGCAGTTATGGAAGAGACTCAAGGCTTATAACAGAGTGATCTATGTTCAGAACTGTccagaaacaagcaaaaagaatatttttgaaaaaccTGCACTAACAGAGcccaactttgaaaataaagatggaCGTGGAATCTGTCGTTCCGACACAAACTCTTCTTCTTGCACAGAGCCTGAAGACACTGGAGCAGACATCATTCACGTCTGA
- the Marchf8 gene encoding E3 ubiquitin-protein ligase MARCHF8 isoform X1 has translation MSMPLHQISPIPLQDTTSAKVHRSKTKEKDRGEQNEKTLGRSMSHSSSLSKAGSPPSASAPVSTFSRTSVTPSNQDICSSGAVFSDCCHHSPMQSAVVLKAPLCQRSLTPGLPVTVVCKDTNSFGSEWVQALKPMKNSKARRTLKFSKSLNDVGKKMQDALESFDYVEKTCSEGKLVPPQHPGLRKNGLRAKEKRALALLPLGHPKHSQVSSLSASHSATTEVDTNKGSLHTPLLEEKTDGESGSRSRRRLRYLFSLSHSSSASSLHRFHELESHATHLHATKSSSGLAGSPGFCSDEMGDDDVFEDSTSITLKSRGLRAPLCSVEKDSDLDCPSPLSEKCPPISPVSISGDACRICHCEGDDENPLMTPCRCTGSLHFVHQACLQQWIKSSDTRCCELCKYEFIMETKLKPLRKWEKLQMTASERRKIMCSVTFHVIAITCVVWSLYVLIDRTAEEIKQGQVTGILEWPFWTKLVVVAIGFTGGLLFMYVQCKVYLQLWKRLKAYNRVIYVQNCPETSKKNIFEKPALTEPNFENKDGRGICRSDTNSSSCTEPEDTGADIIHV, from the exons GCTGGAAGTCCTCCATCCGCATCAGCACCGGTCTCTACCTTCTCTCGCACTTCTGTCACACCATCTAACCAGGACATCTGCAG TTCCGGTGCAGTGTTTTCTGACTGTTGTCACCACAGTCCCATGCAGTCTGCTGTTGTCTTGAAAGCACCTCTCTGCCAGAGGTCTCTGACACCAGGGCTCCCTGTGACAGTTGTCTGTAAAGACACAAACTCCTTTGGTTCAGAATGGGTCCAGGCCTTGAAGCCAATGAAGAATTCCAAGGCCAGAAGAACACTGAAGTTCTCGAAGTCATTAAACGATGTGGGCAAGAAGATGCAGGATGCTTTGGAAAGCTTTGACTATGTGGAGAAGACATGTTCTGAAGGAAAACTGGTgccccctcagcacccaggtctcAGAAAGAATGGGCTCCGTGCTAAAGAGAAAAGAGCTCTGGCCCTCCTGCCTCTTGGCCATCCCAAGCATTCTCAGGTCTCCTCCCTTTCTGCCAgccattcagccaccacagaggTGGACACCAATAAGGGCAGCCTGCACACCCCACTCTTAGAAGAGAAAACGGATGGTGAATCTGGGTCTCGAAGCCGACGGCGACTCCGGTACCTGTTCTCGCTCTCCCACAGCTCGAGTGCCAGCAGTCTGCACAGGTTCCATGAGCTGGAGAGTCATGCCACTCACCTGCATGCCACCAAGTCCTCCAGTGGGCTGGCAGGGAGCCCTGGCTTCTGCTCTGATGAGATGGGAGATGACGACGTCTTTGAGGACAGCACTTCCATCACACTGAAGAGCAGGGGCCTGCGGGCACCCCTGTGCTCAGTGGAGAAAGACAGTGACCTGGACTGCCCCTCTCCGCTTTCTGAGAAATGCCCCCCCATCTCGCCTGTGTCCATCTCAGGGGATGCCTGCAG GATCTGCCACTGTGAAGGTGATGATGAGAATCCTCTGATGACGCCTTGCCGCTGCACAGGCAGCCTCCACTTTGTGCACCAGGCCTGCCTGCAGCAGTGGATCAAGAGCTCAGACACGCGCTGCTGTGAGCTCTGCAAGTATGAGTTCATCATGGAGACAAAGCTGAAGCCTCTGAGGAAA TGGGAGAAGTTGCAGATGACAGCCAGTGAGCGCAGGAAGATCATGTGCTCAGTCACCTTCCATGTCATCGCCATCACCTGTGTCGTTTGGTCCTTGTACGTGCTGATTGACCGCACCGCGGAGGAGATCAAGCAGGGCCAGGTAACAG GAATCCTAGAGTGGCCCTTTTGGACTAAGTTGGTGGTTGTAGCCATTGGCTTCACCGGAGGACTTCTTTTTATGTATGTGCAGTGCAAGGTGTACCTGCAGTTATGGAAGAGACTCAAGGCTTATAACAGAGTGATCTATGTTCAGAACTGTccagaaacaagcaaaaagaatatttttgaaaaaccTGCACTAACAGAGcccaactttgaaaataaagatggaCGTGGAATCTGTCGTTCCGACACAAACTCTTCTTCTTGCACAGAGCCTGAAGACACTGGAGCAGACATCATTCACGTCTGA
- the Marchf8 gene encoding E3 ubiquitin-protein ligase MARCHF8 isoform X3, whose product MSHSSSLSKAGSPPSASAPVSTFSRTSVTPSNQDICSSGAVFSDCCHHSPMQSAVVLKAPLCQRSLTPGLPVTVVCKDTNSFGSEWVQALKPMKNSKARRTLKFSKSLNDVGKKMQDALESFDYVEKTCSEGKLVPPQHPGLRKNGLRAKEKRALALLPLGHPKHSQVSSLSASHSATTEVDTNKGSLHTPLLEEKTDGESGSRSRRRLRYLFSLSHSSSASSLHRFHELESHATHLHATKSSSGLAGSPGFCSDEMGDDDVFEDSTSITLKSRGLRAPLCSVEKDSDLDCPSPLSEKCPPISPVSISGDACRICHCEGDDENPLMTPCRCTGSLHFVHQACLQQWIKSSDTRCCELCKYEFIMETKLKPLRKWEKLQMTASERRKIMCSVTFHVIAITCVVWSLYVLIDRTAEEIKQGQVTGILEWPFWTKLVVVAIGFTGGLLFMYVQCKVYLQLWKRLKAYNRVIYVQNCPETSKKNIFEKPALTEPNFENKDGRGICRSDTNSSSCTEPEDTGADIIHV is encoded by the exons GCTGGAAGTCCTCCATCCGCATCAGCACCGGTCTCTACCTTCTCTCGCACTTCTGTCACACCATCTAACCAGGACATCTGCAG TTCCGGTGCAGTGTTTTCTGACTGTTGTCACCACAGTCCCATGCAGTCTGCTGTTGTCTTGAAAGCACCTCTCTGCCAGAGGTCTCTGACACCAGGGCTCCCTGTGACAGTTGTCTGTAAAGACACAAACTCCTTTGGTTCAGAATGGGTCCAGGCCTTGAAGCCAATGAAGAATTCCAAGGCCAGAAGAACACTGAAGTTCTCGAAGTCATTAAACGATGTGGGCAAGAAGATGCAGGATGCTTTGGAAAGCTTTGACTATGTGGAGAAGACATGTTCTGAAGGAAAACTGGTgccccctcagcacccaggtctcAGAAAGAATGGGCTCCGTGCTAAAGAGAAAAGAGCTCTGGCCCTCCTGCCTCTTGGCCATCCCAAGCATTCTCAGGTCTCCTCCCTTTCTGCCAgccattcagccaccacagaggTGGACACCAATAAGGGCAGCCTGCACACCCCACTCTTAGAAGAGAAAACGGATGGTGAATCTGGGTCTCGAAGCCGACGGCGACTCCGGTACCTGTTCTCGCTCTCCCACAGCTCGAGTGCCAGCAGTCTGCACAGGTTCCATGAGCTGGAGAGTCATGCCACTCACCTGCATGCCACCAAGTCCTCCAGTGGGCTGGCAGGGAGCCCTGGCTTCTGCTCTGATGAGATGGGAGATGACGACGTCTTTGAGGACAGCACTTCCATCACACTGAAGAGCAGGGGCCTGCGGGCACCCCTGTGCTCAGTGGAGAAAGACAGTGACCTGGACTGCCCCTCTCCGCTTTCTGAGAAATGCCCCCCCATCTCGCCTGTGTCCATCTCAGGGGATGCCTGCAG GATCTGCCACTGTGAAGGTGATGATGAGAATCCTCTGATGACGCCTTGCCGCTGCACAGGCAGCCTCCACTTTGTGCACCAGGCCTGCCTGCAGCAGTGGATCAAGAGCTCAGACACGCGCTGCTGTGAGCTCTGCAAGTATGAGTTCATCATGGAGACAAAGCTGAAGCCTCTGAGGAAA TGGGAGAAGTTGCAGATGACAGCCAGTGAGCGCAGGAAGATCATGTGCTCAGTCACCTTCCATGTCATCGCCATCACCTGTGTCGTTTGGTCCTTGTACGTGCTGATTGACCGCACCGCGGAGGAGATCAAGCAGGGCCAGGTAACAG GAATCCTAGAGTGGCCCTTTTGGACTAAGTTGGTGGTTGTAGCCATTGGCTTCACCGGAGGACTTCTTTTTATGTATGTGCAGTGCAAGGTGTACCTGCAGTTATGGAAGAGACTCAAGGCTTATAACAGAGTGATCTATGTTCAGAACTGTccagaaacaagcaaaaagaatatttttgaaaaaccTGCACTAACAGAGcccaactttgaaaataaagatggaCGTGGAATCTGTCGTTCCGACACAAACTCTTCTTCTTGCACAGAGCCTGAAGACACTGGAGCAGACATCATTCACGTCTGA